The proteins below come from a single Chryseobacterium nepalense genomic window:
- a CDS encoding alanine dehydrogenase, whose protein sequence is MSTTNIFTPFTEEELMPKEEKLEVIKKGKQFSIGIPKETSLNERRACITPDAVQVLVESGHEIIIEAGAGLGSFFTDLQYSESGAKITNDPKEAFSQDLILKVNPPTEEEIEYMRPNTYLVSALQINLRDKNYFLKLAEKKVNAIAFEFIVDEYKQLALVRLVGEIAGTVSILYASELLALSNGLMLGGITGVRPAEVVILGAGIVGEFATKAAIGLGASVRVFDNSLSKLRRLHTLVDSRVPTSIIDPKELKKALRRADVVIGALPRLNMTPIVTEDMVMKMKKGSVIIDITIDNGKVIETSELTTMEDPYIIKHGVIHCGLPNLTSRMPRTTTKAISNFFLSYILHYDEEGGFENMLVRKNEMKQSLYMYKGRHTKKIICDRFGLTYHDINLLIF, encoded by the coding sequence ATGAGTACTACAAATATTTTTACTCCTTTTACCGAAGAGGAACTGATGCCGAAAGAAGAGAAGCTGGAGGTCATCAAAAAAGGAAAACAATTCAGCATAGGAATTCCTAAAGAAACCTCCCTGAATGAAAGAAGAGCTTGTATCACCCCGGATGCTGTACAGGTTCTGGTAGAAAGTGGTCATGAAATCATTATAGAAGCCGGTGCCGGCCTCGGTTCTTTTTTTACAGATCTTCAGTATTCCGAGTCGGGCGCTAAGATTACCAACGATCCGAAAGAAGCTTTTTCCCAGGATCTTATCCTGAAGGTAAATCCTCCAACGGAAGAGGAAATTGAGTATATGCGTCCCAATACGTATCTTGTGTCTGCCCTTCAGATTAATCTCAGAGATAAAAATTATTTCCTGAAACTCGCAGAAAAGAAAGTAAATGCCATCGCTTTCGAATTTATTGTTGATGAATATAAGCAATTGGCTTTAGTAAGACTTGTAGGCGAAATCGCAGGAACAGTTTCTATTTTATATGCCTCAGAATTATTAGCTTTATCAAATGGGCTGATGCTGGGAGGAATTACAGGTGTAAGGCCTGCTGAAGTGGTTATTCTGGGTGCAGGAATTGTTGGGGAATTCGCCACCAAAGCAGCCATTGGTTTAGGAGCCAGCGTAAGGGTTTTTGATAATTCCCTTTCAAAGCTCAGAAGGCTTCATACTTTAGTAGACAGCCGGGTTCCTACTTCCATTATTGATCCCAAAGAATTAAAAAAAGCTTTACGAAGAGCAGATGTGGTAATCGGCGCTTTGCCAAGACTTAATATGACCCCGATTGTGACCGAAGATATGGTCATGAAAATGAAAAAAGGCAGCGTAATTATCGATATTACCATCGACAACGGAAAAGTTATTGAAACCTCAGAGCTTACCACCATGGAAGATCCTTACATCATTAAACACGGCGTGATTCACTGTGGACTTCCGAATCTAACCTCAAGAATGCCGAGAACAACAACGAAAGCCATATCAAATTTCTTCCTTTCCTACATTCTTCACTATGATGAAGAGGGCGGCTTTGAGAACATGTTGGTCCGCAAAAATGAAATGAAACAAAGCCTTTATATGTATAAGGGACGACATACAAAAAAGATCATCTGCGACCGTTTCGGGCTTACGTATCACGATATCAATCTTTTAATCTTCTAA
- the clpP gene encoding ATP-dependent Clp endopeptidase proteolytic subunit ClpP, translating to MDIKKEFRDFSVKHLGNSGLATDQYMGMYGPTNLTPYIMEERRLNVAQMDVFSRLMMDRIIFLGTGIDDQVANIVTAQLLFLESADPSKDIQIYINSPGGSVYAGLGIYDTMQIIKPDVATICTGIAASMGAVLLVAGEKGKRSALKHSRVMIHQPSGGAQGVASDMEINLREMLKLKKELYEIISEHSGQTYEWVEKASDRDYWMTSEEAKGFGMVDEVLQRSKDKK from the coding sequence ATGGACATTAAAAAAGAATTCAGAGATTTCTCTGTAAAGCACTTAGGAAACAGCGGTCTGGCTACCGATCAGTATATGGGAATGTATGGTCCTACCAATCTTACACCGTACATCATGGAAGAAAGAAGATTGAACGTTGCTCAGATGGATGTATTTTCACGTCTCATGATGGACAGAATCATTTTCTTGGGAACAGGAATTGACGATCAGGTGGCGAATATCGTTACGGCTCAGCTTCTTTTCTTAGAGAGTGCAGATCCTTCCAAAGACATTCAGATTTATATCAACTCGCCGGGTGGAAGTGTTTATGCCGGATTGGGGATTTACGATACCATGCAGATCATTAAGCCGGATGTAGCTACAATTTGTACAGGAATTGCCGCTTCAATGGGAGCTGTATTACTGGTTGCCGGAGAAAAAGGAAAACGTTCTGCATTAAAACATTCAAGAGTGATGATTCACCAGCCTTCAGGAGGTGCACAAGGGGTAGCTTCTGACATGGAAATCAACTTAAGAGAGATGTTAAAACTGAAAAAAGAATTATACGAAATCATCTCCGAACACTCCGGACAAACGTATGAATGGGTTGAAAAAGCATCAGACCGTGATTATTGGATGACCTCCGAAGAAGCGAAAGGTTTCGGAATGGTAGACGAAGTACTACAAAGATCCAAAGACAAAAAATAA
- a CDS encoding cation:proton antiporter, which produces MGKYRNIIFYVSTIAFFSMLIYWFFVEGKTLEIGENIAQSKNTGSTMWESFTESFLENLHHPLALLLAQIVTIILVARLFGWICIKIKQPSVIGEMIAGIVLGPSLVGMYFPEFSAFLFPKESLGNLQFLSQIGLILFMYIVGMELDLSVLRKKAHDAVVISHASIIIPFALGVGLSYFIYREFAPDGIQFTSFALFIAIAMSITAFPVLARIVQERNLQKTKLGTVVITCAAADDITAWCILAAVIAIVKAGSFASSIYVILMAIAYVFIMIKIVRPFLKRIGDLQAGKNTINKPMVAIFFLTLILSAYTTEVIGIHALFGAFMAGAIMPENTKFRTMFIEKIEDVALVLLLPLFFVFTGLRTQIGLLNDGHLWITAGFIILTAVVGKFAGSTLTAKFLGINWKESLTIGALMNTRGLMELIVLNIGYDLGVLSPEIFAMMVIMALFTTFMTGPALDFINFIFKSKKGNDENKADDDAQYRVLLSFDNPESGSTLLKLAHDFTKKMNANKSITAMNIAPVNEMHAYDINEYENEQFKNVIDTSQELSLKITTLFKASTDIESDLTHISNKGNYDLLLIMLGKSMYEGSLLGRLLGFTTKIINPEKLLNTVKGKGNIFNTSPFDDFTLQILDKTNIPVGIMVDKNFSAADKVFVPIFNLSDFYLLEYAKRLINNNNSQIIILDVAGQIRSNIEVKELIRSIEQVAPNHITLYNEKKIEKEFLTSQDLMLISNKSWKNLIDSKSLWLSDIPSTLIISNP; this is translated from the coding sequence TTGGGAAAATATAGGAATATTATTTTTTACGTAAGCACAATTGCATTCTTTTCGATGCTGATATACTGGTTTTTTGTTGAAGGAAAAACACTGGAAATCGGAGAAAATATAGCCCAGTCCAAAAATACAGGCTCTACCATGTGGGAAAGTTTCACCGAATCTTTTCTCGAAAACCTCCATCATCCTTTAGCCCTGTTATTGGCACAGATCGTTACCATCATTCTTGTCGCAAGGCTTTTCGGATGGATCTGCATCAAGATCAAGCAACCGTCCGTAATCGGTGAAATGATTGCAGGAATCGTTTTAGGCCCCTCCCTTGTAGGAATGTATTTCCCCGAATTTTCCGCATTCCTTTTCCCTAAAGAATCCTTAGGAAATCTACAGTTTTTAAGCCAGATCGGGCTGATCCTTTTTATGTATATCGTAGGTATGGAACTGGATCTAAGCGTATTGAGAAAAAAGGCTCATGATGCCGTAGTGATCAGTCATGCCAGTATTATTATTCCTTTTGCGCTGGGAGTAGGACTGTCTTATTTTATTTACCGGGAATTTGCTCCTGATGGAATTCAGTTTACCTCATTTGCCCTATTTATTGCAATTGCCATGAGTATTACTGCATTTCCGGTACTAGCCAGGATCGTTCAGGAAAGAAATCTTCAGAAAACCAAGCTCGGAACTGTGGTGATTACCTGTGCAGCAGCAGATGATATTACAGCTTGGTGTATCCTGGCAGCAGTAATTGCGATTGTAAAAGCAGGATCTTTCGCCAGTTCGATTTATGTAATTTTAATGGCAATCGCCTACGTATTTATTATGATAAAAATCGTGAGGCCTTTTTTAAAAAGAATCGGAGATCTTCAGGCTGGGAAAAATACGATCAACAAACCGATGGTCGCTATCTTTTTTTTAACCTTAATTCTTTCAGCATATACTACTGAAGTTATTGGTATTCATGCATTGTTCGGAGCTTTTATGGCTGGTGCTATCATGCCTGAAAATACTAAATTCCGAACCATGTTTATCGAAAAAATAGAAGATGTTGCTCTCGTGCTTTTGCTTCCGTTATTCTTCGTTTTCACCGGACTCCGTACACAGATAGGACTTTTAAATGACGGGCACCTCTGGATTACAGCAGGATTTATTATCCTAACCGCTGTTGTAGGAAAATTTGCGGGCAGCACTTTAACGGCTAAATTTTTAGGTATCAACTGGAAAGAAAGTCTAACCATCGGAGCATTAATGAATACGAGAGGCCTTATGGAATTAATTGTCCTGAATATAGGATATGATCTTGGCGTTTTAAGTCCAGAAATTTTTGCCATGATGGTGATTATGGCCTTATTTACCACTTTTATGACGGGACCTGCACTGGATTTTATCAATTTTATTTTCAAATCTAAAAAAGGAAATGATGAAAATAAAGCAGATGATGATGCCCAGTATAGAGTTTTACTCTCTTTTGATAATCCTGAATCCGGGAGTACCCTCCTCAAGCTCGCGCATGATTTCACAAAAAAAATGAATGCCAACAAAAGCATTACCGCTATGAATATTGCCCCGGTAAACGAAATGCATGCTTACGATATTAATGAATATGAAAACGAACAATTCAAAAATGTCATTGATACCTCACAGGAACTCAGCCTGAAAATCACGACTCTTTTTAAAGCTTCTACAGACATTGAAAGTGATCTTACCCACATTTCAAACAAAGGAAATTATGATCTCCTGCTCATTATGTTGGGAAAATCAATGTATGAAGGAAGTTTATTGGGAAGGCTTTTAGGTTTTACTACCAAGATCATTAACCCCGAAAAGCTGCTTAATACCGTAAAAGGGAAAGGCAACATCTTCAACACATCTCCTTTTGACGATTTTACCCTTCAGATCTTAGATAAAACCAATATTCCCGTAGGTATTATGGTGGATAAAAATTTCAGCGCTGCAGATAAAGTATTCGTTCCGATATTTAATCTCAGTGATTTTTATCTCCTTGAATATGCCAAAAGGCTCATCAACAATAACAATTCCCAGATTATCATCCTTGATGTTGCCGGACAGATCCGGAGCAATATCGAAGTAAAAGAACTCATCAGGAGTATTGAACAGGTAGCCCCCAATCACATCACTTTATATAACGAGAAGAAAATTGAAAAAGAATTTCTCACTTCTCAGGACCTGATGCTGATCAGCAATAAAAGCTGGAAAAATCTGATTGACAGTAAAAGTCTCTGGCTTTCGGATATTCCTTCCACGTTGATCATCAGCAATCCTTAG
- a CDS encoding type 1 glutamine amidotransferase domain-containing protein, whose product MSKKIAILATHGFEESELKSPKEHLEQQGWTAHIISPESGSIKAWAEKDWGQEYPVDKTLDEANASDYDALVLPGGVINPDQLRTNESALSFVKDFFQQQKPVAAICHGPQILINAEVVDGRNMTSVNSISQDLKNAGAQWEDSEVVVDNGLVTSRTPKDLPAFNAKMVEEIKEGKHEEQTL is encoded by the coding sequence ATGTCAAAGAAAATTGCAATTTTAGCAACACACGGTTTTGAAGAAAGCGAATTAAAATCTCCAAAAGAACATTTAGAACAACAGGGCTGGACTGCTCATATCATCAGTCCGGAATCAGGATCAATCAAAGCCTGGGCTGAAAAAGACTGGGGGCAGGAATATCCTGTTGATAAGACATTAGATGAAGCAAACGCTTCCGATTATGACGCATTGGTTTTGCCGGGAGGTGTCATCAATCCTGATCAGTTAAGAACAAATGAAAGTGCACTGTCTTTCGTAAAAGATTTTTTCCAGCAGCAAAAGCCGGTAGCCGCCATTTGTCACGGACCGCAGATCCTTATCAACGCTGAAGTAGTTGATGGCAGGAATATGACTTCCGTAAATTCTATTAGCCAGGACCTTAAAAATGCAGGAGCACAGTGGGAAGACAGTGAAGTCGTGGTCGATAACGGATTGGTTACCAGTCGTACTCCTAAAGATCTTCCGGCTTTCAATGCCAAAATGGTGGAAGAGATCAAGGAAGGGAAACATGAAGAGCAGACTTTGTAA
- the tsaE gene encoding tRNA (adenosine(37)-N6)-threonylcarbamoyltransferase complex ATPase subunit type 1 TsaE: MQFTIHHMNDWQDIAEKVGSALQHNILLLKGNLGAGKTTFTQFLLKKLGSEDEVSSPTYSIVNEYSTPQGKVFHFDLYRLKNIDEVYDIGIEEYLDNAFLCIIEWPEVYEDDLHGLKYHEMSIINTGEQREISFE, encoded by the coding sequence ATGCAATTCACGATTCATCATATGAACGACTGGCAAGATATTGCGGAAAAAGTCGGTTCAGCATTACAACACAACATCCTTCTTCTCAAAGGCAATCTCGGAGCAGGAAAAACCACTTTTACCCAATTTCTTCTTAAAAAACTGGGAAGCGAAGATGAAGTAAGCTCTCCCACATATTCTATTGTTAACGAATACAGTACACCACAGGGAAAAGTATTTCATTTTGATCTTTACCGGTTAAAAAATATTGATGAAGTTTACGATATCGGAATTGAAGAATACCTGGACAATGCCTTTTTATGCATAATCGAGTGGCCCGAAGTATACGAAGATGACCTTCACGGTCTTAAATACCACGAAATGAGCATTATCAACACAGGTGAACAGAGAGAAATCTCATTCGAGTAA
- the tpiA gene encoding triose-phosphate isomerase: MRRKIVAGNWKMNKNVIDAQQLMVQLLSYKNNNATNCEVWIAPPALYLMMAKDIFEKDEIGVFAQDMSEYESGAYTGEISADMLESIDASGSLIGHSERRQYHGETDSHCNKKVKLALDKGLIPVYCNGETLEQRKAGQHFEVVKNQTEVALFTLSAEEIKKVVIAYEPVWAIGTGETATPEQAQEIHAHIRSIIAAKYGQEVADEVSILYGGSVKPDNAKEIFSQPDIDGGLIGGAALKLEDFSKIIEAFN; this comes from the coding sequence ATGAGAAGAAAAATAGTTGCAGGAAACTGGAAAATGAATAAAAATGTAATTGATGCACAACAGTTGATGGTTCAGTTACTAAGCTATAAAAACAATAATGCGACCAACTGTGAGGTATGGATCGCGCCGCCAGCTTTATATTTAATGATGGCAAAAGATATTTTTGAGAAAGATGAAATCGGCGTTTTTGCGCAGGATATGAGCGAGTATGAAAGCGGTGCCTACACCGGTGAAATTTCTGCAGACATGCTTGAATCAATTGATGCATCCGGTTCTCTGATCGGACATTCTGAAAGAAGACAATATCACGGTGAAACCGATTCCCACTGTAACAAAAAAGTGAAACTGGCTTTAGATAAAGGCTTGATTCCGGTATACTGTAATGGTGAAACCCTGGAACAGAGAAAAGCCGGACAACATTTTGAAGTGGTAAAAAACCAGACGGAAGTGGCACTTTTTACGCTTTCTGCAGAGGAAATTAAAAAAGTGGTCATTGCTTACGAACCGGTTTGGGCCATCGGAACCGGAGAAACGGCAACTCCTGAGCAGGCTCAGGAAATCCACGCGCATATCAGAAGCATTATCGCTGCAAAATACGGACAGGAAGTAGCTGATGAGGTTTCTATTCTATACGGTGGTTCCGTAAAACCGGACAATGCAAAAGAAATTTTCTCGCAGCCTGATATTGATGGTGGACTGATTGGCGGTGCTGCTTTAAAACTTGAAGATTTTTCAAAAATTATTGAGGCTTTTAACTAA
- the dnaG gene encoding DNA primase — protein sequence MISKQTIDKIFSTIRVEEIVGEYVQLKRAGSNYKGLSPFHDEKTPSFVVSASKQIWKDFSTGKGGTAISFLMEIENFTYPEALRHAAKKYGIEIEEDQREYSEEAKQAHSERDMLYKIHEVANNYFQEILWDSEEGKSIGLSYFKERELKDDIIKKFQLGYSPEQKNAFTAYALEKGYTKEILEKSGLSIFPENTPSGVDRFRERVIFPIHSFSGRVLGFGARILKNNVKTAKYLNSPETEIYHKSNVLYGLNQSKQAISRKNVCLLVEGYMDVISLHMSGIENVVASSGTSLTTEQIKLIKRLTENVTILFDGDNAGIKASFRSIDMLLTEGMNIRVLLFPDGDDPDSFARKYPQEYVEKFIENQAMDFIDFKAEILLKEVGNDPIKKAEAIRDIVKSVSFVQNALKREVYLKEVSNKFGLSEQSLFNELDVQKQITQNQTQKAQVKAEAQQPAKLQIVDDPRDQVDPIVFNVTKLENDLINHMLNYGDVILQRTTPDEQNYEITVIEEILHHFEEDGYEFQVELNKKIVDYIKEGIEKEELRKGNFFFGLMDEELSKAAVNSMNIYSELNDWSTRNIFSPNYGDKIPEQVAGDILIHKFRYVNFLILKTKKELTEHADSDEGKYFELIKKIQMLTLVSVELSKILNYSAITGIYSDR from the coding sequence ATGATTTCCAAGCAGACCATTGATAAAATATTCTCAACAATCCGTGTAGAAGAGATTGTGGGAGAATATGTACAGCTGAAGAGGGCAGGGTCTAATTACAAAGGACTCAGTCCGTTTCATGATGAAAAGACGCCGAGCTTTGTAGTTTCTGCGAGCAAGCAGATCTGGAAAGATTTTTCTACAGGTAAGGGAGGAACGGCGATTTCCTTTTTGATGGAAATTGAAAATTTCACTTATCCTGAAGCGCTGCGTCATGCCGCAAAAAAATACGGAATTGAAATTGAGGAAGATCAGCGTGAATATTCCGAAGAAGCCAAACAGGCACATTCGGAAAGGGATATGCTCTATAAGATCCACGAAGTAGCCAACAATTATTTCCAGGAAATACTCTGGGATTCGGAAGAAGGGAAATCCATCGGACTTTCGTACTTTAAAGAGCGGGAGCTGAAAGATGATATCATTAAAAAATTCCAGCTCGGATATTCTCCCGAACAGAAGAATGCTTTTACGGCTTATGCGCTGGAAAAAGGCTACACAAAAGAAATCCTCGAGAAATCCGGACTTTCCATTTTCCCTGAAAATACACCTTCTGGAGTGGATCGGTTTCGTGAAAGGGTAATCTTCCCGATTCACAGTTTTTCAGGAAGAGTGCTGGGTTTTGGAGCGAGAATTCTCAAGAATAATGTTAAGACTGCCAAATACCTCAATTCTCCGGAGACGGAAATTTACCATAAATCCAATGTTCTTTACGGTCTGAACCAGAGTAAGCAGGCTATTTCAAGAAAAAATGTATGCCTTTTGGTAGAAGGTTATATGGACGTGATCTCACTTCATATGTCCGGAATCGAGAATGTTGTGGCCAGTTCGGGAACGTCACTTACCACAGAGCAGATCAAACTCATTAAAAGACTTACCGAGAATGTTACCATTCTTTTTGATGGTGATAACGCAGGGATAAAAGCCAGCTTCAGAAGTATCGACATGCTGCTTACCGAAGGAATGAACATCCGTGTTCTTTTGTTTCCCGATGGTGACGACCCGGATTCATTTGCCAGAAAGTACCCGCAGGAATATGTTGAAAAGTTCATTGAAAACCAGGCAATGGATTTCATTGACTTCAAAGCGGAGATTTTGCTTAAAGAAGTAGGTAACGATCCTATCAAAAAAGCGGAAGCCATCCGGGATATTGTTAAATCGGTATCTTTTGTTCAGAATGCCCTGAAAAGAGAAGTGTATCTTAAGGAAGTTTCCAATAAATTCGGACTTTCGGAGCAGAGTCTTTTCAATGAACTGGATGTTCAGAAACAGATCACACAGAACCAGACCCAAAAAGCTCAGGTGAAAGCCGAAGCGCAACAGCCTGCCAAACTGCAGATCGTGGATGATCCGAGAGACCAGGTGGATCCAATTGTTTTTAATGTTACGAAATTGGAGAATGACCTTATCAACCACATGCTGAACTATGGCGATGTAATATTGCAGCGAACAACACCAGATGAACAGAACTATGAAATTACGGTCATTGAGGAAATTCTCCACCATTTTGAGGAAGACGGCTACGAATTCCAGGTAGAACTTAACAAAAAAATAGTAGATTATATCAAAGAAGGAATTGAAAAAGAAGAGCTGAGAAAAGGAAATTTCTTTTTTGGATTGATGGATGAAGAGCTTAGTAAAGCAGCCGTTAATTCCATGAATATTTACAGCGAACTGAACGACTGGTCCACCCGGAATATTTTTTCGCCAAATTATGGTGACAAAATTCCCGAACAGGTTGCCGGTGACATCCTGATCCATAAATTCCGCTATGTCAATTTCCTGATTTTAAAAACCAAAAAAGAGCTTACAGAGCATGCAGATTCTGATGAAGGAAAATATTTTGAACTGATCAAAAAAATCCAGATGCTCACCCTCGTGTCAGTAGAATTATCAAAAATTCTGAATTATTCTGCAATTACCGGAATTTATTCTGACAGATAA
- a CDS encoding LytR/AlgR family response regulator transcription factor has protein sequence MIKCVILDDELLAISYLKLLCEQIENVEVVKAFNDPNLFLNEIENIDCNVCILDIEMPGMNGLQVAEHIPDSKKIIFTTAYKEYAAEAFDLNVVDYVRKPIKRERLAQAFEKAGKLVQNTTKKDFIEWNTNIGKTIIFTNQIAYIRTSEIDSRDKDITLRDGTTIVLKNLNYKNLLEMLPAKDFAQVNKKEIVALSSIKVFSTNEIITTIPENDSFLKLQIGEAYKHALLDRFGK, from the coding sequence ATGATAAAATGCGTTATTCTTGATGATGAATTATTAGCCATCAGCTATCTTAAACTTCTTTGTGAGCAGATTGAAAACGTAGAAGTGGTAAAGGCATTTAATGATCCTAACCTCTTTTTAAATGAAATAGAAAATATTGATTGTAATGTCTGTATTTTAGATATCGAAATGCCTGGAATGAATGGTCTTCAGGTAGCAGAACACATTCCGGATTCAAAAAAAATTATTTTTACCACAGCCTACAAAGAGTATGCAGCAGAAGCCTTTGACCTGAATGTTGTGGATTATGTGCGAAAGCCTATCAAAAGAGAAAGACTCGCGCAGGCGTTCGAAAAAGCCGGGAAACTTGTACAAAATACAACAAAAAAAGATTTCATCGAATGGAATACCAATATCGGCAAAACCATCATCTTTACCAATCAGATTGCCTACATCAGGACCTCGGAAATCGACAGTCGCGACAAGGACATTACACTCAGAGACGGAACAACGATCGTACTGAAAAACCTTAACTATAAAAACCTTCTGGAGATGCTTCCTGCAAAGGATTTCGCACAGGTTAACAAGAAAGAAATTGTCGCACTGTCTTCCATTAAAGTTTTTTCCACCAACGAAATTATTACTACTATTCCCGAAAACGACAGTTTTTTAAAACTGCAGATTGGTGAAGCTTATAAGCACGCCCTTCTGGATAGATTCGGAAAATAA
- a CDS encoding transglycosylase domain-containing protein: MAFNFSHFDFLENRKGISKLSKSLFKKDIKDLKSIEMSEIVSLYENPVKNNRYRNPERAKTRAEYLNQTYIINSKSKK; the protein is encoded by the coding sequence CTGGCATTTAATTTTAGCCATTTCGACTTTTTGGAAAACAGAAAAGGTATTTCGAAACTTTCTAAATCTTTATTCAAAAAGGATATTAAAGATTTAAAATCAATTGAAATGTCGGAAATTGTGTCCCTTTATGAAAATCCTGTAAAAAATAACCGTTACAGAAATCCTGAAAGAGCAAAAACACGAGCCGAATATTTAAATCAGACTTATATTATTAATTCTAAAAGTAAAAAATAA
- a CDS encoding TerB family tellurite resistance protein translates to MQKSNKSIAGYHLLMILSSVDGEFAPEEGILVQQYLADEFPFKMDLDNELETIALLKPEEWKGHFEFHARCFYDDSTEEERQNFIQFAKTLIKADNKVTDEEHSYYTLLKKIWNIN, encoded by the coding sequence ATGCAGAAATCTAATAAATCGATTGCAGGATACCATTTATTGATGATCTTATCTTCGGTAGACGGAGAATTTGCTCCGGAAGAAGGAATCTTGGTACAGCAATATCTGGCAGACGAATTTCCTTTCAAAATGGATCTTGATAATGAACTTGAAACCATTGCCCTTCTAAAACCTGAAGAATGGAAAGGACATTTTGAGTTCCATGCCCGTTGCTTCTATGACGATTCTACGGAAGAGGAGCGCCAAAACTTTATCCAATTTGCCAAAACGCTTATCAAAGCCGACAATAAGGTAACCGATGAAGAGCATTCATATTACACTCTTTTGAAAAAAATCTGGAATATTAATTAA
- a CDS encoding histidine kinase — MDGNYYMIHDYLIFIGVFAIFFFLTVSIYLFGQNQKFKINNAKLSEANKMIQQRLNEVQLEHIGTKLNPHLFKNILNSVQSHAYQTYMSLDKLANVLDYILYESNSKFVSPKEELNFALSLIEINKIKVNPLFDFRIKSRIDTADHLYEEKVFAPLISVDLIENAFKHTDFLAQDSFIAIQTELQDGIFSMKVSNKASLKNTLEKEKSGFGSQSLDQRLKMIYNNFYSLHKQSKNGIFTAELTINLGEFYDKMRYS, encoded by the coding sequence ATGGACGGCAATTACTACATGATTCATGATTATCTGATATTCATCGGGGTTTTTGCTATTTTCTTTTTTTTAACGGTAAGTATTTATCTGTTTGGCCAGAACCAGAAGTTTAAGATTAACAATGCGAAACTGAGCGAAGCCAATAAAATGATTCAGCAACGGCTGAATGAAGTTCAGCTGGAGCACATCGGGACAAAGCTAAATCCTCATTTATTCAAAAATATACTCAATTCCGTACAGTCACATGCTTATCAGACCTATATGTCGCTGGATAAACTGGCAAATGTTTTAGATTATATTTTATATGAAAGCAATAGCAAATTTGTAAGCCCTAAAGAAGAATTAAATTTTGCTTTAAGCTTAATTGAGATTAATAAAATAAAGGTAAATCCCCTTTTTGATTTTAGAATTAAATCTAGAATAGACACAGCGGATCATCTGTATGAGGAAAAGGTTTTTGCGCCGCTTATTTCAGTAGATTTAATTGAAAATGCTTTTAAACATACGGATTTTTTGGCTCAGGATTCATTTATTGCCATACAGACGGAATTGCAGGATGGAATTTTTTCGATGAAGGTAAGCAATAAAGCTTCGCTTAAAAATACGCTGGAAAAAGAAAAAAGCGGATTCGGAAGCCAGTCTCTGGATCAGCGCCTGAAAATGATTTACAACAATTTCTACAGTCTGCATAAACAATCAAAAAACGGGATCTTCACAGCAGAATTAACCATCAATTTAGGAGAATTTTATGATAAAATGCGTTATTCTTGA